One genomic window of bacterium includes the following:
- a CDS encoding SUF system NifU family Fe-S cluster assembly protein → MSLDELYRDVILDHYSHPRNRGVADPADAKREGANPLCGDEITVSLRVRDGVIEDVRFEGKGCSISQASASMMTEQLKGKPVAEANRLIAAFKAMMHIPSGAEPEVDEMGDLVALAGVRKFPVRVKCATLSWITLEMALQELGYPGPAATAEAGRDKA, encoded by the coding sequence GTGTCGCTGGATGAGCTGTACCGCGACGTAATTCTCGACCACTACAGCCACCCCCGCAACCGCGGCGTCGCCGATCCGGCCGACGCGAAGCGCGAGGGGGCCAATCCGCTCTGCGGCGACGAGATCACGGTTTCGCTCCGGGTCCGGGACGGCGTCATCGAGGACGTGCGGTTCGAGGGCAAAGGGTGTTCGATCAGCCAGGCGTCCGCGTCGATGATGACCGAGCAGCTCAAGGGCAAGCCGGTGGCGGAGGCGAACCGTCTTATCGCCGCGTTCAAGGCGATGATGCACATCCCGTCCGGCGCCGAACCGGAGGTCGACGAGATGGGCGACTTGGTCGCGCTGGCGGGGGTGCGGAAGTTCCCGGTGCGGGTGAAGTGCGCGACGCTTTCGTGGATCACGCTCGAGATGGCGCTGCAGGAGCTCGGGTACCCGGGCCCGGCGGCGACGGCGGAGGCGGGGCGCGACA